In Aureibacillus halotolerans, the following proteins share a genomic window:
- a CDS encoding FGGY-family carbohydrate kinase, whose translation MTMRPSCILVIDQSTSGTKGLLVDSTGEIIGKSAKAHQQDYPQPGWVEHDPYELYENVKEVIKRISHRAQLLNVDIAALALTNQRETVVVWEKATGKIIYPAIVWQCKRTIDICTSLQLEGWEQVVREKTGLPIDPYFSATKVKWILDHVDGARDKATEGKLLCGTIDSWLIWNLTQGEVHATDSTNASRTMLFNIHTMDWDDSLLELFSIPREMMPEVKASTAVFGRLKDRSITSEAWQITGVIGDSQAALFGQQCFKEGAVKATFGTGTSVMMPAKLLKTPEKGMITSVGWDLNGSVQYVLEGVINSTGDVFNWLINEVGIVKTLDEAETLAASIENNGGVYFVPAFAGLGTPYWSPNSRAAIVGMHRSSSKAHLARAATEAVAYQVTDIVHFLSQASTNEITEIHVDGGGTSNHLLMQYQADMLQIPVFVSSIKEVSALGAAYLAGLSIGVWGSTDELPNPKRDVHIFNPKMPVADMKSFYSGWRKAVNSVLRHAEGEE comes from the coding sequence ATGACGATGAGACCATCCTGCATTCTTGTCATCGACCAAAGCACTTCCGGAACAAAAGGGCTTCTCGTTGATTCAACTGGAGAAATCATTGGAAAAAGTGCAAAGGCACATCAGCAGGATTACCCTCAACCTGGTTGGGTTGAGCATGATCCATATGAATTATATGAAAATGTGAAAGAAGTCATAAAAAGAATTTCTCATCGTGCACAGCTGCTTAACGTGGACATTGCAGCTTTGGCATTGACGAATCAACGAGAAACAGTCGTTGTGTGGGAAAAAGCGACTGGGAAAATCATTTATCCTGCCATCGTTTGGCAATGCAAGCGAACGATAGACATATGTACATCCCTTCAATTAGAAGGATGGGAGCAGGTCGTTCGTGAAAAGACCGGTTTGCCGATTGATCCTTACTTTTCGGCAACGAAAGTGAAGTGGATTCTAGATCATGTGGACGGCGCAAGGGACAAAGCCACTGAAGGGAAGCTTCTGTGCGGAACGATCGATAGTTGGTTAATTTGGAATTTGACTCAAGGTGAAGTTCATGCAACGGACAGCACAAATGCAAGTCGAACGATGCTTTTCAATATCCATACGATGGATTGGGATGACTCGCTACTTGAGTTGTTTTCTATTCCAAGAGAAATGATGCCGGAAGTGAAGGCGTCTACGGCGGTGTTTGGAAGGTTGAAGGACCGTTCAATTACGAGCGAAGCGTGGCAAATTACAGGTGTTATTGGAGATTCACAAGCCGCATTATTTGGTCAGCAATGTTTTAAAGAAGGAGCTGTAAAAGCAACGTTTGGTACAGGAACATCCGTCATGATGCCTGCTAAACTATTGAAAACGCCTGAAAAAGGTATGATTACTTCTGTAGGATGGGATTTGAACGGAAGTGTTCAATATGTGTTGGAAGGGGTGATCAATAGTACGGGCGATGTATTCAATTGGCTTATTAATGAAGTAGGCATTGTTAAAACGCTGGATGAAGCAGAAACCCTTGCCGCTTCAATTGAGAATAATGGCGGTGTCTATTTCGTACCAGCATTTGCTGGGCTCGGCACGCCTTATTGGAGTCCGAACAGTCGGGCGGCCATTGTCGGTATGCACCGTAGCAGCTCAAAGGCCCATTTGGCTCGCGCAGCAACAGAAGCAGTAGCCTATCAAGTGACGGATATCGTTCATTTTTTATCGCAGGCTTCGACGAATGAAATAACTGAAATTCATGTAGATGGTGGGGGCACGTCCAACCATCTTCTCATGCAATATCAAGCAGATATGCTGCAAATACCTGTATTCGTTTCATCCATAAAAGAAGTGTCAGCCTTAGGAGCAGCCTATTTAGCTGGGTTGTCGATTGGCGTTTGGGGTTCAACAGATGAGCTTCCTAATCCAAAGCGAGATGTACACATTTTTAATCCTAAAATGCCAGTCGCAGATATGAAATCCTTTTATAGTGGCTGGAGAAAAGCCGTTAATTCTGTGTTGCGACATGCAGAAGGTGAGGAATGA
- a CDS encoding transketolase, with protein sequence MFQEVNELQTITELKRKATEIRINVLDMIYEAGAGHLGGSLSITDLLTALYYHEMNVDPLNPQWSERDRYVQSKGHSVESYWAVLAEKGFFPKEDLKTFSQFGTKLIGHPNNKVPGVEMNTGALGHGLSVAVGMAIAGKLNQDRYRVFTIMGDGEQTEGSIWEAAMTASHYKLDHLVAIIDRNRLQITGDTEDVMAIEPLADKWRAFGWHVVEIDGHDMESIVQCFRGLPFAKDKPNLIIAHTVKGKGISFAENKVTWHHKVPSKDEYQEAINTLKMQLEVL encoded by the coding sequence ATGTTCCAAGAGGTGAACGAGTTGCAAACAATAACTGAACTGAAAAGAAAAGCAACAGAGATTCGGATCAATGTGCTGGACATGATTTATGAAGCTGGAGCAGGTCATCTAGGTGGATCGCTCTCCATCACTGATCTCCTCACAGCCCTTTATTATCATGAAATGAACGTGGATCCCCTTAATCCTCAATGGAGCGAAAGGGATCGATATGTGCAAAGCAAAGGTCATTCAGTGGAATCGTATTGGGCCGTTTTAGCTGAGAAAGGTTTCTTTCCAAAAGAAGATTTGAAAACGTTCTCACAGTTTGGCACAAAGCTCATTGGCCATCCGAACAACAAAGTGCCCGGTGTTGAAATGAATACTGGTGCACTTGGGCATGGGTTGTCTGTTGCTGTCGGCATGGCAATAGCGGGAAAGCTAAATCAAGATCGCTATCGTGTGTTCACGATCATGGGAGATGGAGAACAGACGGAAGGGTCGATTTGGGAAGCAGCAATGACAGCTTCTCACTACAAGCTTGACCATCTCGTCGCCATTATCGATCGCAACCGTCTTCAAATAACTGGCGACACGGAGGATGTCATGGCGATTGAACCATTAGCTGATAAGTGGCGAGCTTTTGGATGGCACGTTGTCGAAATAGATGGACATGACATGGAATCCATTGTCCAGTGTTTTCGGGGTCTGCCTTTTGCGAAGGACAAACCAAACTTAATTATCGCTCACACCGTGAAAGGCAAAGGAATTAGCTTTGCAGAAAATAAAGTCACATGGCACCATAAAGTACCTAGTAAAGATGAATATCAAGAAGCGATAAATACGCTCAAGATGCAATTGGAGGTCTTGTGA
- a CDS encoding transketolase family protein, with product MKEALMRSVGKNTIANRKAMSEMLLELARLDKDLVVLTSDSRGSASLNEFAKELPQQLIEVGIAEQNIVGIAAGLASAGKKPFVASPACFLSMRAIEQIKVDVAYSQMNVKLIGISGGISYGALGMSHHSVQDLAVTRAIPGLDVFMPADRHETKKMIATVYETTRPAYIRIGRNAVEDVYASPAYTFEPGKAIMMKEGMDLTIIASGETVRVAMDTAMELSARHIDCRVLNMHTIKPLDEKAVLKAAAETGCLMTIEEHSIFGGLGAAVAELVSQVTPVPMKIVGIPDEPAIAGTTAEVFAHYGITPLQLVNDAAELVARK from the coding sequence ATGAAAGAAGCGCTGATGAGATCTGTGGGAAAAAACACAATCGCCAATCGAAAAGCAATGAGTGAAATGTTACTAGAGTTAGCCCGATTGGATAAGGATCTAGTCGTTTTAACGAGTGACTCACGTGGGTCTGCGTCTCTTAATGAATTTGCAAAGGAATTGCCTCAACAACTGATTGAAGTAGGCATTGCGGAACAGAATATTGTCGGAATCGCCGCGGGACTTGCCTCCGCTGGGAAAAAGCCATTTGTTGCTTCGCCGGCATGTTTTCTTAGTATGAGGGCAATTGAGCAAATAAAAGTCGATGTGGCGTATTCGCAAATGAATGTAAAACTAATCGGCATAAGCGGTGGGATTAGTTATGGCGCACTTGGAATGTCTCATCATTCCGTTCAAGACCTTGCTGTGACTCGTGCCATACCAGGATTGGACGTTTTTATGCCCGCAGACAGGCATGAGACCAAAAAAATGATCGCTACAGTTTATGAAACGACACGCCCTGCTTACATCCGCATTGGACGTAACGCCGTAGAGGATGTGTATGCCTCGCCAGCGTACACCTTTGAACCGGGCAAGGCCATCATGATGAAGGAAGGGATGGATTTGACGATCATTGCTTCAGGAGAAACGGTTCGAGTGGCGATGGACACGGCAATGGAACTGTCTGCGAGACACATTGATTGTCGCGTGTTAAATATGCATACGATAAAACCACTTGATGAAAAAGCAGTACTAAAAGCAGCGGCGGAAACAGGTTGCCTTATGACCATTGAAGAACATAGCATATTTGGGGGGCTGGGGGCAGCTGTTGCAGAACTTGTAAGTCAAGTCACGCCCGTGCCTATGAAGATTGTTGGTATTCCAGATGAGCCCGCGATTGCTGGTACTACGGCAGAAGTGTTTGCGCATTATGGAATAACACCATTACAGCTAGTGAATGATGCCGCAGAGCTGGTTGCTCGGAAGTGA
- a CDS encoding DUF5605 domain-containing protein has translation MQNKKIEQWSIYEVEFSGPSNGNPYMDIDVSATFQKEDRKVNVRGFYDGEGTYRLRFMPDETGVWTYITSSNTPELDGVEGSFECTSASKENHGPVRAKDRFHFTYEDGTPYAPFGTTMYAWIHSSEDIQEQSLATLAAAPFNKVRMCVMPKNYSYNADGPDVYPFEEKDGTFDFTRFEPAFFKKLDSHLHSLQEMGIEADLILFHPYDKGRWGFDRMEPETDDFYLRYIIARVSAFRNVWWSLANEYDFMREKSMADWDRLLLLTEAEDPYNHLRSIHNGTRMYDPSSLVLYDHTKPVITHVSLQHWDVELTQQLHQQFDKPLLFDECGYEGNLPQRWGNLSPQEMTRRFWELVTRGGYCTHGETYLDSNDVIWWAKGGKLHGESPERIAFLRSIIDEAPAELEPIVDKLGVPTIGKENQYYLYYFGIHRAAYKDFELPEGHSFKVDVIDTWGMTVQSLDGVYKGTCRIHLPGTEYQAIRIVKQT, from the coding sequence ATGCAAAATAAAAAAATAGAGCAATGGTCAATCTATGAAGTTGAATTTTCCGGACCTTCAAATGGAAACCCTTACATGGATATTGACGTGAGTGCGACCTTTCAAAAAGAAGACAGGAAAGTGAATGTTAGGGGATTTTATGATGGAGAAGGGACGTACCGCCTTCGGTTTATGCCAGACGAAACGGGCGTTTGGACGTACATAACGTCTAGCAACACCCCTGAACTTGATGGCGTTGAAGGGTCCTTTGAATGTACCTCGGCCTCAAAAGAAAATCACGGACCTGTCCGTGCAAAGGATCGGTTTCATTTTACGTATGAAGATGGCACTCCATACGCGCCCTTTGGAACAACGATGTACGCTTGGATCCATTCATCTGAAGACATTCAGGAACAATCGCTCGCCACTTTGGCAGCTGCTCCTTTTAACAAAGTACGAATGTGTGTCATGCCAAAAAATTATTCGTACAACGCTGATGGCCCCGATGTCTATCCGTTTGAAGAAAAGGATGGTACGTTTGATTTTACGCGGTTTGAGCCAGCTTTTTTTAAAAAGCTTGACTCCCATTTGCACTCCTTGCAGGAGATGGGTATAGAGGCAGATCTTATCCTCTTCCATCCCTACGACAAAGGGCGGTGGGGGTTTGATCGTATGGAACCAGAAACGGACGATTTTTATTTGCGCTATATCATTGCTCGAGTATCGGCATTTCGGAATGTCTGGTGGTCACTTGCAAATGAATATGACTTTATGCGCGAAAAGTCAATGGCGGATTGGGACCGTCTCCTTTTATTAACGGAAGCTGAGGACCCTTACAATCATCTTCGCTCCATTCATAACGGAACGCGAATGTATGATCCTTCAAGTCTTGTGTTGTATGACCATACAAAACCTGTAATTACCCATGTAAGCCTTCAGCATTGGGACGTAGAGTTAACGCAACAGCTTCATCAACAATTCGATAAACCACTTCTGTTTGATGAATGCGGCTATGAGGGCAATTTACCGCAAAGGTGGGGAAATCTTAGTCCTCAAGAAATGACGCGGCGTTTCTGGGAGCTTGTCACTAGAGGCGGCTATTGCACACACGGAGAAACCTATTTGGACAGTAACGATGTGATCTGGTGGGCAAAAGGAGGCAAGCTCCACGGGGAGAGCCCGGAGCGTATTGCCTTTCTAAGGAGCATCATTGATGAGGCACCTGCTGAACTCGAACCGATTGTCGACAAACTTGGTGTGCCGACCATTGGGAAAGAAAATCAGTATTATCTTTATTATTTTGGCATCCATCGCGCAGCTTATAAAGACTTTGAACTGCCAGAAGGGCATTCGTTTAAGGTTGACGTCATTGATACGTGGGGGATGACAGTACAGTCTCTTGATGGTGTGTACAAGGGAACATGCCGTATTCACTTACCAGGCACTGAATATCAGGCTATTCGAATTGTAAAGCAGACATAA